From the genome of Epinephelus moara isolate mb chromosome 10, YSFRI_EMoa_1.0, whole genome shotgun sequence, one region includes:
- the c10h19orf25 gene encoding UPF0449 protein C19orf25 homolog isoform X1, protein MMFVSGCRRWSRVCSRMNIGSKNKKRVVLPSRPEPPTVEQILEDINRAALNDPVFSILERTGQDSSRLSDSDVDLRFQQCRQYLDLNERLQEARGRLLQQREELRAAGEQLQSDVVEVKGQTL, encoded by the exons ATGATGTTTGTGTCCGGATGCAGGAGGTGGAGCAGAGTCTGCAGCAGAATGAATATTGGTTCTAAGAATAAGAAGCGGGTGGTGCTGCCGAGCCGTCCTGAACCCCCCACTGTGGAGCAGATCCTGGAGGACATCAACAGAGCCGCTCTCAACGACCCGGTCTTTAGCATCCTGGAGAGGACCGGACAAG ACTCGTCCCggctgtcagacagtgatgtGGACTTGCGGTTCCAGCAGTGTCGTCAGTACCTGGATCTGAATGAGCGGCTGCAGGAGGCTCGAGGTCGGCTGCTGCAACAGAGGGAGGAGCTGCGTGCGGCGGGGGAGCAGCTGCAGAGCGACGTggtggaggtcaaaggtcaaacacTCTGA
- the c10h19orf25 gene encoding UPF0449 protein C19orf25 homolog isoform X2: MNIGSKNKKRVVLPSRPEPPTVEQILEDINRAALNDPVFSILERTGQDSSRLSDSDVDLRFQQCRQYLDLNERLQEARGRLLQQREELRAAGEQLQSDVVEVKGQTL; the protein is encoded by the exons ATGAATATTGGTTCTAAGAATAAGAAGCGGGTGGTGCTGCCGAGCCGTCCTGAACCCCCCACTGTGGAGCAGATCCTGGAGGACATCAACAGAGCCGCTCTCAACGACCCGGTCTTTAGCATCCTGGAGAGGACCGGACAAG ACTCGTCCCggctgtcagacagtgatgtGGACTTGCGGTTCCAGCAGTGTCGTCAGTACCTGGATCTGAATGAGCGGCTGCAGGAGGCTCGAGGTCGGCTGCTGCAACAGAGGGAGGAGCTGCGTGCGGCGGGGGAGCAGCTGCAGAGCGACGTggtggaggtcaaaggtcaaacacTCTGA